Proteins from one Ranitomeya variabilis isolate aRanVar5 chromosome 1, aRanVar5.hap1, whole genome shotgun sequence genomic window:
- the LOC143795121 gene encoding taste receptor type 2 member 40-like, whose amino-acid sequence MTSVFILTSMAILGVTTTLGIFTNCVIVSVNLVEKVKGKSLGSSDLILVTLGLSNITFQIVMMANDFLSLLWSDLYYSDEVYATFNALLFLPVYASFWFTVCLSVYYCLQIVIFTNPFLVRLKLEIPKLVPCFLVATALTSVAISVPAIWSTYREFPNEGAPTNQSLESNVPKLSIAYLLSSNIIGCSIPLILVGISNCLILKSLRTKSKNLENSNSSVSPRPRTEAKERAARTVGWLLVLYLSFYISEIIMFVDLFPPSSVGFCVCLMVIYIYSPAQSVILILGSPKLKKAIQALFQVFQHCNYKTADNPKIIFINLQVHTVLHE is encoded by the coding sequence ATGACGTCTGTTTTTATCCTCACATCCATGGCTATCTTGGGAGTTACCACCACTTTGGGGATCTTCACAAACTGTGTAATTGTGTCAGTTAATCTTGTGGAAAAGGTGAAAGGCAAGAGTCTTGGCTCTTCTGACTTAATTCTGGTGACACTCGGTCTGTCCAACATCACATTTCAAATTGTCATGATGGCAAACGACTTTCTAAGCCTTCTGTGGAGCGACCTGTACTATTCAGATGAAGTCTATGCCACTTTTAATGCCTTATTATTTCTTCCTGTCTATGCAAGTTTCTGGTTCACAGTCTGCCTCAGTGTTTATTACTGTCTGCAAATAGTCATATTCACAAACCCTTTCTTAGTACGCCTCAAATTAGAAATCCCAAAATTGGTTCCGTGTTTCCTTGTGGCTACTGCTCTCACATCTGTGGCTATTAGTGTTCCAGCTATATGGAGCACATACAGAGAGTTTCCAAATGAGGGTGCACCTACTAACCAGAGTTTGGAAAGCAATGTACCGAAATTGAGCATTGCCTACTTGCTATCCAGCAATATTATAGGCTGCTCAATCCCTTTAATTCTTGTGGGCATTTCCAATTGCCTAATTCTTAAATCACTCAGGACCAAGAGTAAGAACCTTGAAAACAGCAACAGCTCCGTAAGTCCACGACCACGAACAGAAGCTAAAGAAAGAGCAGCTAGGACTGTTGGCTGGCTTCTAGTACTCTATCTATCATTCTACATCTCAGAAATCATAATGTTTGTGGACCTTTTTCCTCCAAGCAGCGTTGGATTTTGTGTTTGTTTGATGGTCATCTACATTTACTCCCCAGCACAGTCTGTCATCCTAATTCTGGGAAGTCCAAAGCTAAAGAAAGCAATACAAGCTCTCTTCCAAGTTTTCCAGCATTGTAACTATAAAACAGCTGATAATCCAAAGATTATTTTCATTAATCTCCAAGTTCACACTGTTTTGCATGAGTAA